Within the Oncorhynchus kisutch isolate 150728-3 linkage group LG13, Okis_V2, whole genome shotgun sequence genome, the region CTTGTGAACAGAGCAGCACCActaagagagcaagagagacaaaATATGACCATTTTCATTGTGGTAAAAAAAACACAACGTTCTGGTTTTGAAAACGGTAGTTCTGCATTCATTTTTATTTGTTCCACGTCTCACCTGGATTTCATGTTGACAGTACCACCGGCACCAACTTACACAATGGGCAGCGAAGTGTTATAGCCCACATGTAGACTACTCTTTGCTATAATCATAGGATGAGACAGTTTTAAAGTGTGTGTCAGGTAAATAGCTAGCACACATGCATTTGATTTAACAAGAGAGTGAAAAGAGCTAGCTGGCACTGCAAAACGTTTTCCctgtaacttagctagctaacagcattGCAGTTTAAAACTAGTTTGTTCATTTAGAAAGGCTAGATCACCGACACCGATAACGTATTAACTTTTTAAAAAGCACGTACTTTCCATGTAAATGTTACTTGAGCATCTCGATTTGATCACTGCCTGGGTTGATTCAATGAAAGAAAAACACACTGTGCCTTCCGTGTTTTTATCTGGCTTGGACTTGTGTCAGTTACCAGGCAACCAAACGGCTAAATAAAATAGTTAGATTAGGAAAATATGCATAGTCTAGACAATTAGTTCTACTTTTCTAAATGTTACATTCCTCGTTGGATAATTTTTTATTCAATTGTTTGACAGATTCGATAATGTTGAGTTGATCTTTTCCGAGAACATCATTATCGACAACAATCGATTCTGGCCAATCTACAGAAAGTTGGTAAGTGACAGACATCGATCTGGACCAATGATAGTCGTGTAGTCGACTCCGCATTGCCCAACCAGCAGAAAGGAAACGACCTACGCGCGGAAGAGGAAAGTCTACTGAAACAAATCCGACCACCGCGCTAactaggcagctagctagctagttgttgGAGGGTAACAAAACTACGTTCTATGTATAGATACGTGGCCTTTAGACATTAATTCGACAATAATGTTCTGCTGATGAAAAGTGATGTATCAAATAGACACAAGTCGAATAATGCGGCTACACACGCATATTCAAGAAAAGACTGCTTcaattagctaacgttaactagctacttAGGTTCGGTATCCAGGCACAACAACAGTGTCCCCTTGGGTCATTTAACGTTAATATCTAGAAACATTTTGAATCAGTGTTTTCCCTTATATAATCAATTTAGCAAGCTTGTCGTTGTAGCTAGCTACCAACTAACTTGTATTTTATCTTTGTTTTGGGGATTTCTGAATGTCAGTGTGAACGGGTAGATCATGCATCACGTCAAGATCAAGACTGAGAAGCCAGGTGAGAGCTTGAACATTTCAAAACCAAAAACCCATTCAGCTGACGATACAGTGGTACCTAACACTATCTACTGGAATTATTATATCTCTACTAAGTAAAGTCGACTGTATTTATATATGACAGATGCAGAGGGGAGTGGTGCACGCAGCCGACTAGATGCAGTATTACAGGGGCTGGTAGAGAAGAGTGACAGTGAGAGGttggtgtttttattttatttgtgaaGATGCAGTACattaactggtttgacattgaaACGTACAGCTTCAGGAACTTTTCATTTTCCTCTAATCAAGCTTAGGTGATGGGAAATGCTGTTTTTGCTGTTTTACAGGGAGCAAAATGAAGACGAGACAAAGATGGCAGAAGAGTCTCTGAGCAAGTATGGCCATTTTCTTTCTTTTCTGGTATTTTTTTTATATTAAAAGAAGTATGCTATTTAGACTTACTCAATAGCCTATTGTGGTTCCGTTAGTCCCACTACTTCTGTAGTAATTCTGATTGCCTATTTCTTCCATAGGGATGTGTCTCCATCTTCTGCTGGGAAGCGGTAAGCcttatttgattttttaaaacACATCTGACTGTGTGGCTGTTAGACACTGACAGGCCTTGACCTGTCCCCTTTCCCTTGTTGTTGATGTCATAGGCCATCGTCACGGTTTCCACAGCACCGGAGAAAGAAACGGAAAGAGATGGATGATAGCTTAACAGAGAGCAACCAACATAAACAAAGTAAGTCTGCTGCAGATGTCAATCCCCTGCCAAACACAGATAGTTTGACTTTTAAAAACCTTTTGTCTCTCACTCACTGACTCTACCGTTCAAGCTCTAGCTATTCACCTACATATACAATCATttgttctcctccctctctgctagaTGCCTACATTATCAAGTTGTTTGACCGCAGTGTGGACCTGGCCCAGTACACCACCAGTACCCCACTTTACCCCATTTGCCGGGCCTGGATGAGGAACAACccggcagtgagagagagagctgcatcCCCAAGCCCCCCACACAGCATGGGGGAAGAGGAGGTAAGCTCACACCCAAAAAGCAGGACAAAGATGCCCACAATGTgggcataaatatatatatttttcaatagAGCTCTCTGTTCAGTATTTGTTTTCACCTGCATCTTACCAGGCTGCAGACATGCTCAATGGTAAGGGACAGAATGTGTATCGCCTCCCTCCGCCCACCTCCTGTCCTCTCAACCCTTCTGGAGATCCTGTCAATCTGAGGATCCCATCCACAGAAAAGCCTATTGTCAGCAAGGTACTGTATAACATCTGCTACGCCTAGCCATCACTTTCATATTTGCCACAGTAAAACGGTTGATTGTTtcaatctgtctgtctttgtcaCCAGTCTACAGATACAGCTCTAGTCTCTGGTCCCCTCATATACAACCACATAGAACGCTGGAAAAAGATAAGGCAAAAGTAAGTCCAAGGCATCTAAATAATCACAAAAGCTAACTTAGTTGACATGGATAGATTGGGGAGTCGAATATCAACTATTGATCCGAATGTAATCTTGATTGGAAAAAAAGTTGATACAAATTCTGTCAGTAAACATTGTTTATCTAGCTGCGATCAATCTTAATATACATAACTGTGTTCAGATGGAAAGAAGCGTCCAACAAGAATCAGCTGAGGTATAGCGAGAGCATCAAGATCCTGAAAGAGATGAAGGAAATGTACGACCGCTAGCTGGGAATCCTCCAGGTAGTATCccacagcagagggaggagaaaagAATAGAGCAGGTAGGAGCTACGAGGAAGTCATCTACCCCAGGACGCTGCCCTAGTCCTCTCCCCAAGGAGGCCATTGCGTGTGACAATGTCAGAGGAGCCTCATGGAGCCCATTTTTACCATATACTGCCACATTTAAGGACCCAAAGTCCTCGTTTTGAAAATGTACCAATACTTTCAGCAAGTTGATGCTTCTGGTGGGCCCAAGTTCACCTGTGACTGGTATATTGGGATTCTTGGATAATAATTACATTAATGTTTTTTGTCATATTACAGAATATCTGGTAATGCATTATATAGTCTGTTGTCGATCCCACAATGTGTCATGAAAAATTTGTAAACAGGTTAAGTAGTGTACAACATTTGTCTAAATTCTGGGATACTCTAAATCAATTCCAATGGTAAATATTTGTTTTAGGATCACCAGTTTCCCAGACAAGCAGTGCCCTTtggattttttgtttgttgcatagATGTTCAAAAGAAAAGTCTCACACACGTCTGTAAAAAAGTTATAAAGTATTGAGCTATTGTAATTTATTTATCGCTATAATAAATCTGCCAGAGTGCTGTTTTTACAGTTGATTGATTTTTGAAATGTAATTCAAAGGATTTCTCCACAGCAGTTATTTTGGGAGAGGGTTTTTCCAGAGGGATCTTGTCATCTGCAGGTCATAAACACAGTCCACATGGATGAAATAGGTCCAAGATATTGATCACATACAGGCAATAAATGTTCTGTTTGTTTTGGATCACAAAGGAATGTTGTCTGAAGTTAAACCTTTATTTGACCAAAGAAAAACACTTACGAAGAGTCCTTTTAGTTGTCAACTCTTTTATATTAGCTACAAGCAAAATATAAACACAGAAATCAATAAATGACCGTAAgagttttttaaaaacattttttataccAAAATACCTTCAGTTAATAGATCCGTCTGGTCGAACAGTCTTGTAAGATTTTGAAATTAGAGGTTTAGGAGTGTTATTGTCTATTTGTGTGTGATAATGTCCCCATCATTTCCCTATAACGTTAACATAGCATCCCCATAATTTTCCCATAACATCAAAATAAGGTCCCCATAACTTCAACATAACATCACTATAACATTAGAAGTTAAATCCGGTAACTGCATTTGCATTACTTGCActtttgaggttttaggctgggtatctgtaaagcacatTGTGAcaactgatgtaaaaagggctttttaaaagacatttgattgatttgattaatACCACCATGAAAACCAcaatgaccacaactactgaccattTCAAGTCTCATAACTACCGTATAGATAGTCAAATTACACTGTAATACAGATGTACTAGCCCTGTCTTTTGCAGACATCTCACACCTCGGTTTCCACTTTACCATCAGACTGGTCACCAGTGAGGTGTAAATGTCCTTCTCTGGAGTCAGAGACTTAGACTTAACGGGAGAGATGGGAGCGCATTAATGACACAAAGTTCATCCCCTGGTCCTCTGGAAAAGCGTTCTCGAATACAACCAGCACGGACTGACAAAGCTTCTTCTGGAACTCGTCACACATGAAGACGTACAGGATGGGGTTCAGGCAGCTGTTGAGGAAGGCCAGGCTAGCGGACAGGGGAATTCCAATATGCACGACCAGGTTGAGGCCTGGGCTGCCATTTGTCATGATGTCCAGAAACTGTAAGACGTGGAAGGGCATCCAGCAGATGAAAAAGGCCAGGACAATGGAGACGATGATCCGGAGGGATCTGCACGTTTTTCCTCTCAAGGAGCCTGGTGCGTATCCATATGGCAATGTAAGAGGCTATGGTGACCAGGAAGGGGATAAGAAAGCCCAGCAGGAAGCGGAACACAACCATGTTCCTGTAGGTGGAGGAATCATGGTAAAATTAATAACCGCACATTGTCCTATTACCATAGTGCATGATCTGCCGAAAGATGGTGAACGGGAGGCTGCAGACCAATGAGGCTAACCAGATCCCCACACAGATGACCTCGGCCCTGCATGGCGTGCACTTGTTTTGGGCCCACACAACCACCCACATGGACAGACAGCGGTCCAGGCTGATGGCCGCCAGGAGGAAGATGCTGGCGAACATGTTGAAGGTTACATTTAGGTAGGACTTGAAACAAATAAAGTCATTCGATTTATAGAAGACATTTAGTACATGACTTCGCCCTCATATGGTCTTTATTCACACAATGCAACAATTCTAATGCACATGAGTTTCTAAAAAAGCACTCTTCCTCCCTCCGTTCTCTCCAAACATCCTCTAAGTTTAAAGTGCCTTTAgtcagtatttagtcagccaccaattgtgcaagttctcccacttaaaaagatgagaggcctgtaattttcagcataggtacacttcaactatgacagacaaaatgagggaaaaaatccagaaaatcacattgtaggatttttaaaaatgaatttatttgcaaattatggtggaaaataagtatttggtcacctacaaacaagcaagatttctggctctcacagacctgtaacttcttctttaagaggctcctctgtcctccactcgttacctgtattaatggcacctgtttgaagttgttatcagtataaaagacacctgtccacaacctcaaacagtcacactccaaactccactatggccaagaccaaagagctgtcaaaggacaccagaaacaaaattgtagacctgcaccaggctggaaagaatgagtctgcaataggtaagcagcttggtttgaagaaatcaactgtgggagcaattattaggaaatggaagacatacaagaccactaataatctccctcgatctggggctccatgcaagatctcaccccgtgggatcaaaatgatcacaagaacggtgagcaaaaatcccagaaccccacagggggacctagtgaatgacctgcagagagctgggaccaaagtaacaaagcctaccatcagtaacacacgccgccagggacttaaatcctgcagtgccagacgtgtccccctgcttaagccagtacatgtccaggcccgtctgaagtttgctagagagcatttggatgatccagaagaagattgggagaatgtcatatggtcagatgaaaccaaaatagaactttttggtaaaaactcaactcgtcatgtttggaggacaaagaatgctgagttgcatccaaagaacaccatacctactgtgaagcatgggggtggaaacatcatgctttggggctttttttctgcaaagggaccaggacgactgatccgtgtaaaggaaagaatgaatggggcaatgtatcatgagattttgagtgaaaacctccttccatcagcaagggcattgaagatgaaatgtggctgggtctttcagcatgacaatgatcccaaacacaccacccgggctacaaaggagtggcttcgtaagaagcatttcaaggtcctggagtggcctagccagtctccagatctcaaccccatagaaaatctttggagggagttgaaagtccgtgttgcccagcaacagccccaaaacatcactgctctagaggagatctgcatggaggaatggaccaaaataccagcaacagtgtgtgaaaacgttgtgaagacttacagaaaacgtttgacctctttcattgccaacaaagggtatataacaaagtattgagataaacttttgttattgaccaaatacttattttccaccataatttgcaaataaattcattaaaaatcctacaatgtgattttatggatttctttctttctgatgaaaattacaggcctctctcatatttttaagtgggagaacttgcacaattggtggctgactaaatacttttttgccccactgtatgccatATCTAAATCTGTCTTCTCTGGAAAAAGTAAAGAGACCCTAATAGAAAGgttactcaagtgaaagtcagccagtaaaatactacttgagtaaaagtctaaaagtatttggtttaaaaaatacttaagtatcaaaaagtatgaataatttctAATTGCTttatattaagaaaaccagacagcacaattgtttttccaacaattgaatttaccacaggtggactccaatcaatttgtagaaacatcccaaggatgatcaatggaagcaggatgcacctgagctaaattttgagtttaatagcaaagagtctgaatactaaataaggtattcctgttaatttgtaataaattagcaaacatttctaaatctgtttttactttgtcactatggggtattgtgtgtagatgaggacATTTTTTATCAAATCCagtttagaataagtctgtaacgtaacaaaatgtggacaaagggaaggagtctgaatactttccgaattcgcTCTATAGCCTATAGATCTTTGAGCCTACCTGTTTCAGGTAATACATTAaatgcagtattagccttatTTAGCTAATGAATGATGGGTTATGCATAGGCTAAGCTTCTAATTTATAGCTCCTTCACTTGCATAATCCACACCTAGTTTCTCTCCTTAAAAAATGctccttagctcttggagtccTAGGAAAAGCTAGACTAAAATAATAGCTTGCTGGATATTTTTTTAAGCATGATTAGACTATCAGtagactattcgaagagggaTGCAGTCTCTTCTTTGCTGAATGTTAAATAGGCCTACAGCATCCAATAGAACTTGCATGGAGTTTAAAAGAAGAGAGAATGCACGATGGTAGGCTCtggcagttatttattcagacccataactgGTCAATCTTCATGGAGTGAATAGATAGCCATCTGCATCTTATTCTGGTGCTATATTTATTATTCAAGGATGTCATTACAATGGCAAAGATAAGGACAACAAAACGTAtttcatttaactgttgaaagcAAAGAAGGAATGACGCAACAATGGAGAAAGAGTAGGTAGGCTAATACACACATGGTAAaacattaggggaaatattatgaaaggtaTATATGTCAGCCTGCaaattatacacattttaaaaTAGGCCATATTATATTTCCAAATATAATTGTGACTTTGTAGGCCTCATGTCCTGCACCAGCATCACATTCTCTCCCAGCTTCATGTTTTGAATGAGGTCTGTAATTCCAGTCCTtaaaatacaatacagtatactattacagtccacactcaaaaatATTAGGCTACTAGAGCTTGTTTCCtttatttacccaagagagcatTGTATACTTTTATGTTTTTGTGTCATGTGCGGTAGCCTATATCATAAACAATGTATTAGATAATGGCACGATCAGTTGGGCTTTTTTGGGCTTGGGATCATGTCTTTGATGTATGGCTCATCAGTCTTGGATGTTCATGCTGATCAAAGatctaatcaaatccagacatttATATTCTTTATATATTTTAGAATGGCACTTCTGGTTTTGGCATGAAATACCGGGTTCGTCATGTGACAAGTCATTTATTTttgggatggaacatttgtaaaataccagGAAAATATGTAACCCTGGTATGGCTTGCTCGCTTGACATATGTTTTTTAATTCTTTCCATATTTGCTGTCTGGGGAAAAGTTTTGTGGAAAAAAACTTTACTTTCCCCAGGACAGttcacacatttaaaaaaataaaataaaaaaataaccgtGCCAAATGTGTTTTAGTAAGACTCCAAGGGTTACTATTAATGAATGCTCCGTTTttgttgtatgtgtgtgctttgttttgttgatgaatATTTTTTTCCTGAGTGGTCTCTCGGCACTGTTTTGACTTCAAACAGAAACAACTTCTTTATACAACTTTAATTGAATGCATATTTTTCAGTTACATTGAAAACAATTAGACGGTGGCAACACAG harbors:
- the LOC109901815 gene encoding protein lin-37 homolog, with product MHHVKIKTEKPDAEGSGARSRLDAVLQGLVEKSDSEREQNEDETKMAEESLSKDVSPSSAGKRPSSRFPQHRRKKRKEMDDSLTESNQHKQNAYIIKLFDRSVDLAQYTTSTPLYPICRAWMRNNPAVRERAASPSPPHSMGEEEAADMLNGKGQNVYRLPPPTSCPLNPSGDPVNLRIPSTEKPIVSKSTDTALVSGPLIYNHIERWKKIRQKWKEASNKNQLRYSESIKILKEMKEMYDR